The Corvus moneduloides isolate bCorMon1 chromosome 4, bCorMon1.pri, whole genome shotgun sequence genomic interval GCACAGGCAgactttttctctttaagaatgaaagcaaaaaaacaggaagaaaatgaaagccaaTGTGACCTGAATCCATTCAGCATccttgttcagaaaaaaaagcttgcCTAGAAATAGGGCCATCTAGGGAccaactgttttctttattaggATATctcagaaaatgaaggaaacaaaacttgGATAGGATAAAATCCAAATTAACAGGAGCAAAATAAAAGCGGGAACAGATGAATAAAAAAGGTTATCAATTTACAACGCAAAACCAATTGATTAGTAGTGTTCCTTGTGGAAACAGGTCATGGGTGGTTTCAGCAAAACACTTTGTGCATCATGGTGCAGTGGGGCCCACAGAGTGTGACCTGCTGGAGTGGCTGTTCAGGTGCTTTCCTTTTTAACCACTTTCAGCAggacaagaaaattatttaagagcATGAGAATAGTGTGGTGTGTTACCCACGACCTTTGGAGAGTGTTCAGTGCTGCAATTCCCATTGTTTTACCTTGCTCTACCCAGTGCTTCTGACTGTCTGttggtttgtgggtttggtttgggtttttatgtCCCACCGTTTTTACCAGTTCTCCAAACAAGCTGATTAAAGATGTCAGTGAGTTGTATTTGAGATGTGTGTTACCTTCCTGGCAGTTACGGCTTCTGATTTGGATAGTAGCCACACTACTTGCCATAAGAGCCTTTTGTGCCTCAAAACTTCAATTTTGAGCTTGCTTTGATCTTAGAATTggtttttcttcacttttgcTAGACAGCATGATTGAAATTAATGGCTTTTTTTGACACTGACAGTTACTtgaagtttttctttgttttctgagatTCCTTACTGATACATATGTATCTGTGATTCACTGGCTTACGTTTTCTTTAGGAAGAAAAGTtcctttctgtgcctctgccCCACTGATGCTTTTGCAGGAAATCCTTTGTTTCATGTGTCTGCCTTGCTGAGGACACCTGTCAGGTACCCAGCCTGTGCAGGTAACTCTTAAGCAAAAAGCAAGGTGATTGAATTCACTGGCAGAGATGGGATTGGAATGGAAATCTTGGGAGCAATTGGATGAAGTTGGATATGGTCTGTCAAAGAACAGTAAATAAATGACAAGCTCCAAATAAGCTTCACTTACTGGATTCTGGCTTTCAAACAAATTTTgaacaaatgtgttttctcatAATTTCAAGATGAGGACAAATCTATGAAAAGCTTTGTGATGGCCCTTGATGTTCCAGTAAAGGCTGGAAACAGAATAACCATTCTGGAGTTAAGTGTAAGCCAGGACTGGTTCAGAGATCTGAAGCTGTAAATTATTAAATTGCTCTCCAGAAATTCCCAAGGTTGTCTCATGGACTGAGAACCCAGAAGTAATggaagcaagaaataaaaatcctacTGTTACATTCCCATGTTCACTGGGAAGCCTTCtgaggttttctttctctctacaTCAGTGTCAGGAAGAGCAACAGAATTGTACAATGTGAGTATTATGTCAAGCCAGGGGTCAGAATTCTGCATGGAACAACTCCGGAATCTTCTGTAGATACGTTAGATTTAGCAGCTATTACTTCTCTGGGAATTGTTTGTTCTTACTGCATTTGTGACTATTTAGAAGACACAATTTCAGTGTCTCTTTGAAAGGACAGAGAAGCAGAGGTGACTTTACAAAAGGCTGAACCAGCTCTGGAGATTGAGGCTGCTGTCTCACAGTCTCATTTCCTGGGGATCCTATTGCCATGATCCACAAATATTATCTGCACTAAGTGTTGcaaatactatttaaaaaaaaaatctaattcttAGTAGGTATGAAAGTGAGTTTAGAAGTGATTCTTGGGCTGCTTGTGTTcatcctgaggaagagcagggccATCTGCACAACAGCTCATCCTGCTGTCATTATTGAACTGAAGCTTTTCCTGGATATAGACTGGTTTTCAGGTAAGTTGTGTCCCCCATGGCTGCAGTTCCATAACATGTGTGTGAACATTCTGGGGCACAATGGTCAGGAGAACCAGTGCAAAagaagggttttaaaaaaatcagaagagatCTTCAGTTTCATTGCTGGCTAAGCCAAAACCCAGGAATGTGACAGGTGCATCAGAGATGCTGCCTGGCATGGATAAATAGTGtgttcaaacagaaaaaataaaccactgaGAACTGCTTGGGCATGTGAATGCTTTAGAGATGCCATCCTAGATCTTGCTTCAGTTTTCTGACTGAGCCCAGAATCAGGGCTATTCTAAACTTGAAAAGTTTTCATTGAAACATTGTGATTCCTTCTCTCTatggctgcagagagctggaaaaaaacagaatgTGGCAAGATGCAATAAGAGATACAGAACTGCCCAGCACACTGGGGAATCTGAGAAGCAGTGCTGCGAGATGTTGAAGTGAAAACTCCTCGTTGGCTCTCTGGACGTGCGTTCCAAAATTCTCTAAAGGCTACTAATGCTTGTTGTGGCATCTGTAGGTTTAGGTTTGTGTTTAAGGCCTTTGATTCACACCTGTTGGAGTGCATTTGATGTTACTCTCTATGCCTGCAAGGGTGAAGTGCAGCTGCAGACTTTCCCTGAAAGCTTTGCCATGTGTGGGAGTGCTTCACCTGAGCAGCTGGTGATAtattctcttctcttcctcatccttGTGCTAGACTGGAGAAACTCCTAGCTAGATTGGAGAAATCATTTCAGCTTCTTGCACACTTGATGGCTACACTTGTGAAAAGAGAAACCATTTGTTAATTGCCATAATAAGAGAGAAACTCATTTTCCTTCACCATGCCCAAGCTTTTTGAGCTTATGTATGGTTATTACTCTGGATCATCAGCATACCTGATTCtgatctttcattttctctattCCACAGAGGCTGTTCTGTAGGAAACtgttcctctctccttttccagaaGTGAGTGAGGAGATAGGTCACCAAACAAGATCCTAGCCAACCAAAAGGTGCTggtttccttttccatctcccAGCTTCTTTTTCCCAAGGACCTTCAGCTGCCATctctactttttaaatttttgtttttggCATGACTCATCAGAGGCCAAACCAGGAGTGAAAGTGGGTTTCAAAGTGGCCTAGACATGGATTCGTAAAGTCAcagctttgtttctttcaaaCCACAGTTCATTTTTTCAAAAGGGTGATCTGTGCAGCACACTATTCCCAGAGGACAGTAGAAATGGAAGATGACTGGGGGATTGTTCCTGGCTTTTTTCCAGGAAGTACTTTGCTTCATTTGGCTGCCTTCTTGAGAGCTGGATAAAGATAGTATGCAGAGACTGAAATCACAAAGGTAATTTTATTTAACCAATAAGCATCATCCTGTGTTCCAGAGAGCTTGCTGCTACTCCCTGTTGCTTCTCAACAGTGCTGGTACTCATTTACTTTAATTCCCATCAATTAATGTCCACTCTTTCACTGGCATCTTGCTTTTCTGTCCTGCTCCTCTTGTCATTCCCTCTGCTTGCTCCTGCTGATTCCCAGTGTGACAGCACAGTGACAgtctctctgttttatccacAGCCTCCTCGGTGGCAGGAATGGTGGCACCGTGTGAAGCACAAGCTCAGACCAAGGCGCTGccgcagctgcagctgcccttcAATTCCAGCGGCGTGGAGTGTTTCCCTAGtcttcccagccctcctcccaTCCGCAGGGCCAGCCTGCCGCTCAGCCTGGCCTTTAACCCCCACAGCCACATTGTTCCCCTGATGCTGGACACGCCCAGCAGTGAATGCAGCTTGGCCAGTCAGGAAAACGGCTCCAGGGAAGCCTTCGCTTACTGCGTCCAGAATCAAGGGTAGGAACAGATGAAGTGTCTTTGAGGGAGATCAAAAAAGTGGCTCCTGGGAGAGAAGCCTTGGGAGGGTGAAGGTGGAACAGGGGACAAGGAATTAGCtgagagcagaaatgaaaattgaGATGCAGATGTGACAATATCCTTTAAATGGAGAATGAAAATGTGCATAATAGGACAGGGTGCCTGCTATGAGACAGGTGCTGCCTGTACTTAGAGTGCTCTCAGAATTGCATGCCTGTCAAGTGAAAGTGAGGGTGTTCCAAGCTTTGGGGTGTGCTTTGGAGAGTGGGAAGATAATCCCCACTAATACCCATTGTTCAAGAATCCTGCTGTGAAAGCACTTGGCTCAAGTGGCTTCTGTTGCCCTTGTCCTGTGCCTGGCATTTGGGAGGAAGGGTAGGCAATAAACCAGTTTTTAATTGTACAGGTTGCTGTAGCTGTTGACTCTCCTTTAATCTCTGGGTTGCCTCTCTCCTTGCCCCCTGCAGCTTCAGTTCCACGGTTTCCTGCCCTTACCTCGAGCAGCTGGAGCCTGGAGACGACCTGGAGGCCACCTACTGTCAATACAGCAGCGGGGGGGAAATCtaccagctctcccagctctcccagttcTGCCACCCAGGTCACCTGGCCAGCAATGTGTTCTCCAGTGACCATCTCCCTCCTCCAACACCCCTGGAGTCCCatgcagctttccctgccttATCTGCCAACAGTGGAGCCATAACCTATGGAGCCACAGAAGGCTATGTACAAAACCGCACAGGGGGACCACTCATGGCACAGCAGCCAAGTGGAAATTCAGGtaaatatctgaaatattttggcatCCTGCTCCTCTGGCGTAACTAAACAATACCCCGAAACATTCATTATGATCAGTGAGTTTACTGATGAATGTGACAGAAAGAAGGAATGTCCACATGCCTGCTGAAATCTACAGATGTGCCCATCTTTTTTCCACTTAATTTCCTTGTatgcttggtttttttaaagtgctgaaTGACCCGTTCATTTGAATCAAAAGTTACTACCCAGGGTGCACACGTCAGGAAGAGCATTAACCCTGAACGTGTCAGGTAGTGTAGAGGTTCTGTCTGTACTGGAGAAGtaacttttcttttccaggagtGTCCTGTTGTGTAAATGAACATCCCTTTGTTGTGTGTGGTGGGAGTCAAGGgggcagagaaaaaggaaaaggtgccACAGCAAATGGGATAGTTGGAGACAGTGAGGAAAACCAGGCTTCTCACTGTTTGGCTTCTGCAGAAACCAGTCTGAAATCATGTTATATATCTTAGGGTAGtgcaaaagaagagagagacaggagccAACAGAGTATGGGCAAAGATTCTTCCTCTGACTTAAATTTGCAACAGCACTAAGATGAAGGCATTCTAGcataattttctgaaaaaaacctgggtAAAAGTGGCATTGTTGATCTCCTTGTTTTGTGTCTGGGGTTAGTATTTTGAAGTTATTCAAGCCCAAGTATAATCAAATGACAAACTGTTGTAGTTAATTCCTTTGGACTGACAGGTTTGTTAAATTAGGGTCACGCTCCAAAAGCTCCATCCCTTGTCTTACGACATGAGAGAACAAACAGTTTTAGACCACAGATGCTGGTTTTGTACCATTTCTGTGGACCTTGGGGGAAGTCTGACTCAGAGTCTGACTCACATCAGGCTGCAAgctggctcctgtccccactCTTCACAGCTGACATTGTCCAGGACAGGTTGGCAGCACCCATGCTATCTAATACACTtggccctgctccctgctctaGTGCCAAGAcgtaattattattttctgtggtttttcagTCCAAAGTGACAGAAATAGTGAGAGGGCTGTGGCCCAGACTGCatcaaattaaatgtttttatggCTTGATGCCCAAATGTGTGTTGCATTCCTTGGGGCATGTTGTGTGAGCATAAAGGGGTGTGTAAAGGTGCAAGCTGGTGAAGTTGGAAGGTTGTTGAAGGAACAGAGTTGATATTCTCTTATTCCATACTTCTGTCCAGAGCCCAGTCAGCAGTGAAAGGCTTTTCTGTTATGCCATGGGGATGACCAAgttcacagaatcctggaatagtttggtttggaagggactttaaagctcatccagtcccaccccctgccatgggcagggacaccttccactatcccaggtttctcagagccccattcaacctggccttgaacacttccagggatggggcagcgaCAACTCCTCTAAGTTTCAGTGCCTCTCAACTTCCTAACAATGTTCCAGCATTCCCAAAGTGCAGGGCTGGAATCCAGTCTATCAGTGCAGACACACCTGTGAGTCTTAAATCAGCACGTAAGCAAGTGAGCAGCGTAGTTGAATTATAGATATTAATTAACAAAACATTCCTGCTTCCTGGTTTACAGCTCTTATAAATGAAAGTGAAGATTAAGCATCCAGCTTATGCTTGGCAGAGCTAACCTGGAAAAtgggactggaaaaaaaaattggagtgGTGTCTCTACTATCGTTACATACACTCAGGATCAGTGCTGAGTGGcatcatggggtttttttctgattataaAAATGCTGTGAACTTCTTAAGCTTTTTTCCCTAAGAACCATGTTTTGGATAAATACACTGCAGTGTAAACAGCAAAGTGATCCTTGATGTGTGTGTGGTGTCTGCTGCACTGCAATCCTGTGTTTGCACTGAGCTAAGCACAACACACACATCTTGTATACAGACATGCTTCCATTCTTTTCattattctgtcttttcttggtggcttttccctcagcagacatccctgcctatccagctgtgccctggagTGATTTCTACATGCAGGGAGCTCCTTTCTCCAATCAGTTGCATTCCCAAATGCCTTTTTCAAGCATGGCAGGAGGACAGTACTTCACAGAGCCATATCTTCTTCAAGTGCCCAATGGAACAGCACTGGAATCCATGCCACAGACTGGAACACAGCAGGGAGTGACACCACCAGACCAGAGTTCCTACCAGAGCCACCAAACAGAGCCAGAGTTGGCAGCTCTCGCTGAAAAAGAGGACgtaaagagcagcagcaagaaaggAGAGAATATTGTTGGTAACCAACTGATTGTTTTCTTGGagaaggaagggggggaaaggaaagagttCCAAGATAGCAGTAGCTCCCCCGAATGCAGGATGAAAACTGTGGCATGATTTTTTATGTGAGCTACTGCCTGAGACAGCTCCCATGATCCTGTACCTATCCTATACTTAGTTCATAGATCCGTCTGTTTTTAGAAATGGGGACAGAAAAGTCAGTAAAATAGATTGCAAAGTTTTGTGTTTCCTCAGACATCATCTGTTGTGAGCTGCATGGCTACACAGAACTGATTATTTCTAAGATTTCCAGAGGCATAAACATGTCTCTTCAAGGCAGAACTTCAGcaagaagggagaaggggaagggagagctTCCTGTTTGGATTCTCGGGCTTTTATCTTGGAAACAGAATTACGTTACTCTAGAATTGTTGAAAGGTGTCATATGCAATATTCTTTGGAAGGGTGTCTGTGTGGGGGGGGTATGTGTTTAATTTTGAGATataaaaaatttgaaaagttCAAGGTATTTTGTGTCATGTGAGATCACATGTTCTTATGAATCTGGGTTTCTTTGCAGAAACTAAAGGAGAAACTAATGACTGATGCTGCactctgagaaaaaaagcaaaggaagaggaaaaattgctattttaaaCTCTGCAAAATAAGAGTCAAAAAGAGAGACAAGAATAATGGTTGCAACAGATGcacttttttattactttttttggttgtatttttttttcttgttgccatgattattttcttgctgaagaaagaaacaggGACGTTTCACTCAATAAAAGTTCCtgctgtctttctttttttttttttatccttcttaACGAATTCTAATCTTGACCAGCCCTCAAGACAGGAAAGAGCTGATACAGGAACCAGAGTCCCATGGGTGAAAATTCCAGATCATGCAAGAGTCAGAAGGTCTGGCTGCTATCCTGGAATACACAGGAAGAGAAACCAGGAGGAGTAAGATATATGCAAAATAGGAGGAAGAACTCCAGCAACTACACCTGATTTTAGTGACTCCAGACAGCAAAAGAAGTGTCATTGGAAGTCCACCAGTGATTTGGTGTTTGCTAGCCTTGAAttacttctaaaaaaattactttcattgTAAAACTTGAACAATAAACAGCAGCAAGACTGTAACTATAAATGCTGGCAGTGTAAGCAGATCCCTTTCTATTATTAATTGGTTTAGCATCCTATCTGAATTGATCTCTTTGATCTTGGCTTGATCATCTCGGCTCCTGCTTTGCCTGGGAAACAGATCAAATGTGTCTTTGAAATCGGTggtcagcagcaggagcagaggactCCAGTGAAGAGCTCGTTCACTCTGAGAGCTACAGTCTCCAGGAATTGTgcttcccagaggagctgtaaCCACCTGGATGTGTAGGATGTATAATACAAGTGGCTTAAATGGATGTCAGGTGCTGGGCCTGTCCTTGTGAGGAAAGACCATCATGTTGTAGGAAGAGGGACATGCATTTCCTTTGTTACTTCCTGTGTTTAACCCTGAGTCTTCCCACTGGTTTTGGACACAGACAATGCCCAAatcatttctgtatttcctgtgATGTGGGTGCCCCTCTGTACCTTTTGAAATTAGGCATTAccaggtcttttgtttctgttcctctgcagTCTGTCCATGGAGTGTCTGGCAGGAACtggatgctgcagctcctctcctttttcttcctcctgtaaAACACTGGTTTATGTCTGGCAGTGGCTGAACACTGCTGGAAGACTAAGCAGTATAGACAGGGACAGATTTTGAGTCTACAGCTTTGTGTGGCTATTCTGGAATTTCCATTTCCTACAGCAAAAGCTAATTCTTGCCTGTAATAAGCTGAGAATGGTTGGGCATGTGCATTAGTTCACACTTGTTTCACTCATCCTCAGCTGAACAGCCTAAACCAATATTTCCAAGAGGTGTGAATAGGAGTTTTCATTGCAATTACAAGTCACTCTGAAAACTGTTCATGGTGATGATGGCAAAATTCATCATAGCGAGGGCTGGCTGGGAATCTTGCCTGGATCCAAAACCAGCTCTTCCAGGTTTGGAAGAGGATAAAACCAACAGAATGCCAACTTGCTCAGCCCTACCTGCCCCTTCTCATAGAATGAAGAAGTAAATAATTTAGTATGCTTTTTgagaaatgcacattttcagAAACAGGCCTTTGGGATGTGGTCTGGTGGCAGAGTCACCACCCCAGCTTGTATCATCTGCCTACAGCATTCCAAATCCAAATGTGACACTGAGCACTGAATTTTATGTGCTGCAATCTCAAAAGGTTTGAGGATTGAATGAGCACGGTGATGTTTTTGAAATGGCCAATCCTTTGTGTTTAAGCTTTTGGGTAAAACATAAACTTTTCTGGGAAGGGTCTGATTCATTTCCATGCTTGTACTTTAAACTTGCCAGGTTCAATTGGGCTTGGAATTTTGAACTGAGATTTCTTTCCTAtcagaaagaggaggaaagagtgGGTAGCTGAGTGTGCAGGGATAGCCAGATTCATCCCCTTTGTGCTCCTGCTGACTTTGGAGCCAAACCACGGTTAACCACaggcatgatttttttcccagcgCTGCCTCTGGCAGAAGCAGTGACAGCCCTTGACCATGTGGCAGGTGTCCCACAAGGTGAAGAGCCTTCCATCCTCCTGTGACCTTCCCTCTTGTACCTGCAATCCATGCTGCACTGGTATCTTGGAATCGCAGCATTCCAGGCTCCTTGTTATgttctccctgctgctccctaCTTGTAGTGGAATTAGGTATGTGGTGGACAAGACACCATGAGTGCTTTCATTAGCTTTTCATTCCCTTTTCatgttgtcttggtttgaaagacaggtgtttgccaaggaaggcaggagtctcccttgaaatgaaaaaaaaaatgcaacccccttccctctgagttattataattttgaaatcaaggggcttttaggcaaagatgtgggaaataggaataacagttctttgcTATTATATATCTCTATGTGTACAACAAGTCAAACAAgcagcaataactctggcagtaacagcaaacaatcacaaacccagtgccagccttcccggctgtcgggccctttcccctcgagtgcagttccgctcgcagccggcaggggcgctggcggctcccggtgagcagggcaggtgcgatggttcccccgcggctgcagggggcgctccggagcgagctcgggacacacgcggcaccggtgccctgggatcccgggaagggatgggacaaaggcttcacaaaccccacacggctggccccggtgtccggctggaccctcgggaacggcaggctggaacggcagggacgagcacaaatcccgggtggcagatggGATGTATCCAAAcagggaaccccccggaggtctgggcaggcagggcgagcacggctacatgcagcgaaggctcgaagcaacggaGAGGCAGGACAGCcacggcccggctcccagcggggcagggaaggtgggccggGGGTCCCAGGCTCTCTCTGatagaaggaaggcagctgaaGAAGCAGAAGTCTCCAGTGCTGACGAATTCCTTCCGTCCTCTCTCTCCATCCAAACACCGGGAACTAacagcccacaagcccaggtgaaagagagtagccagatgGACCCCCTCCCCCTGcggccaggtcttttgtttttcttaagcacccagtaatttgtccccctggcaacatgtatggggaaaattctttaagagaaaaagaaaacagaaggggaacTCCGAAAACCCCAGCACATATTAAGTCTTAAGAAGGCTCATTTCGTTAGGGTGGGCAGGATCAAAATTCCAAATTCCTTGGCTGCCTGACTGTGGCACCTCCTTTGAAGTGTGAATTGTTTTGCCTTTGTATTGTCATTTGAACTGGAAGTGCCAGGCCGGTCAGGATTTTGAAGTGAGTCAGACTTGGTGCAAATAGAGAAAGCTGTGTGTGTTATCAAGTGTTGctggggttttcttgttttttgaGGTATAAAGGCAGATTGTGGATGTATTTCTATTGGACTTGTGCAGTACTGTGGCTGCAAGACTGGAAATGGGAGTGAGGATATTGTCACAAACTTATGTCCACTGAAGGAAAGCACTGTGAGGTTTTGTCCAGTTCCCCAAAGC includes:
- the NOBOX gene encoding homeobox protein NOBOX isoform X1, whose amino-acid sequence is MDGAGEEQPEERAAGELGTGCGKEQLEELEKMFQEDHYPDNEKRREIAAVVGVTPQRILVWFQNRRAKWRKLEKLSMKGNRKYPTSSVLSVPFGSEDYGAPPLPVPPLPDAAGDQPAVLGGDPGAGNSSSLLSTHPASLTSASASSVAGMVAPCEAQAQTKALPQLQLPFNSSGVECFPSLPSPPPIRRASLPLSLAFNPHSHIVPLMLDTPSSECSLASQENGSREAFAYCVQNQGFSSTVSCPYLEQLEPGDDLEATYCQYSSGGEIYQLSQLSQFCHPGHLASNVFSSDHLPPPTPLESHAAFPALSANSGAITYGATEGYVQNRTGGPLMAQQPSGNSADIPAYPAVPWSDFYMQGAPFSNQLHSQMPFSSMAGGQYFTEPYLLQVPNGTALESMPQTGTQQGVTPPDQSSYQSHQTEPELAALAEKEDVKSSSKKGENIVETKGETND